A segment of the Lycium barbarum isolate Lr01 chromosome 7, ASM1917538v2, whole genome shotgun sequence genome:
CATATGGTCAAACAAGTCTAGGTGGAGCACTGGTTAAGTGCTACGTTTAATTCCTTAAGGTTGTGGGATCGAACCTAAgtaaatgtgtcacgacccgatttCACTAAGTCGcatgggcacctaccttttctaCCTCGATAAGAGAACCCTTATCCCAAAAATCTTAAAAacatgaatgaataaataaataagatgatAAGATATAAATACGCAAGTCTGACGATAATGatataagaaaatgcggaagtaagGAAATACATCAATACCACCCCAGAatctggtctagtcatacaagagcaggtcagtacaaacaacaagtactggtaggtatcataggccgactaatattagctaacatatatcaaggcaataaagtatgataaacaggtaaatcaacaaggtataagtcaatcaCGATCCAataaccaagtacacgtcatcacctatgttatagcatctaaacccaattgtgtcgagtctcaatatattcaatctgaatctgtatatcacaagtacatcaagagaacatcataatagaagccatagtacaatgcaatgcaataatgtattaagtgtgaatgcaatgcatatgcatcgtacacatgtactccaatgaaggaacatcacatctcggtagcacaacccatgagggacccgcgaagtccatgtaccctcatGATTCTGGCAAAAAACTTGGCAGTCGCTACCAGCACGCATACCTCGATTTTGGGATaaacatcggatatcggtccccacgtcactctcatccaactgagcccagctcaaaatagtgtttccttgtatatcatcaatgtacCAATAGTATATCattataacgacccgtttggtcgttatactCTTTCCgacatttttgaccctttcccaaGCTTGGTtaactcacttttgacccgaggggatcaTTGACATGCTTCTTGAGGTGTTTAAAATTGATTCggatgactttttgtgaaatttgggcttaaagcgaaaaagaattgactaaaagttgacttttggttaaaaggacctttttcgaaaattcgtcgATTCTGAGTGGTTTAGATGGTCAATTAGAACTTGTGCATAAatctagttcggttcccaatacactcggatgcattttgggacttgggttgggaaattggaattgaggtatcaaGTGTTGATTCAGTCAACGAGATCTCCGtagggaatttcgaggccacgagcgcgttcatagcgagtttttatatgtgtctgtatatgtggtatatgagcagatggcctcggaatTAGTCAGTAAATCGGATTGAAGTGTGAAACTTGGTTTAGTTTCTGGTGCCTGCTTTGGCGGAACCAGCACCCcagcagcggtaccgctggagcgaACCATGCCATTTgggcttgaccgctgaagcggtcatgACACCGCTGGGGCAGTCATGACACTGATGGGGCGGCCATAGCTTCGCCAAAGAAGGTGACGGGCAGTGAGTTCatttaatgaagtattaaaagcCCTTAAGATATCATCTAATACCATTACGAAAATAGAGCTCTTGGGTCTGTTCTTGGAGAAGTATTGGTGAAGATTCTTTGTGGTAAGCTCTCTTAACTTTCTCGCTATTTCATTTTCCTAATCATCTTAAGGATTCCTCTTCCCCTGTTACctcttagtaatggaagattaaaagtgggttttgatggactttatatctaggcttgttaatgatgaaattaatggagttgatgctagattttgatgaatctaaggttgttaatcatatatcttccattattagtgttgaattcttgaatcaaagagttagggtttatacctaaaattgggggttttgcttgaatttcgaaattaggtgaatccatgagttaaattagcaattagttgttgcgttatgatcacctagtgcttaatgtGATATTATACTCCCGAATTTTCCATTTTGACCTTGTGGGAcccatttccccaaattctagggttggttttgacctaaattgaatgatagaaTTATTAGTATCGATCTTTAGGAATTAtgatctagattttgaatattcttaaacttctttgatcttgaggatcagtggaagggcaaggcaaaagagtgattcATTGGTGTTTGCTATTCGTCCATCCAGGTAGGTTAAGGCTTACCCTTAGtaagacttcgtgtagcgaagcatatatttagattatattatcagagaaagcatgcaaaccttcgggtatgaagttgggttggatattgtcttagctTAGGCCctattgcgtgattggggctagccaccccattgtgttgtgacttgattgttctattgtgttggcttgatgccacgtgctattagtagatattggaatatgttgttccatcttgattgcgATATTGTAGTAGCTTACGGGTTGATGTTGAtatgaggatagagttctatatgacttgtgtaatctttcatgatattgttggcgtgccTATGTTAGTACTTCtgacattgatatattgttggcatacccattattggtacttattatattgatctgattattgatgttgatacatgcattgcacgcactctcatgatatattgttgatacattattggtacttgatgaaacactgtgatgagttgggctcgatttttaaatgagagtgacgtgagagtccgatatctgatgttagttcccgaatcatggattgagtgagtgcatcgACTCCGCAGGTCCCCTAGGGTGTTGCctgtgagaaccccccgtgggcaaagatccaggatcTCATCTGTCgaatgggcaaagatccgggatgagtggcacttagacttcgctaGTCACCTTGTGTTGtactaccgagatgtcgatatttccgtctagagtacatgtgtacacaacatttgcatggcattgcattgcattcatacattactgtattgcattgcatcacggcctatattgagatgatttggtgttttacttgtgatgttggattcggattggatatattgagacttggcacatttgggattagattctCCACTTAGGCGATGACATATACTTGGtgtcgattatgtttgacttgtacttgttgatttatctgcctatcttgctttattgtctgaattatgttagttgtacttagtcggcctatgatacctaccagtactatgGTTTTGTACTAatctgcacttgctacattcttttatggatgcagagtaccaggttgggtcTTCCTCCGTCTCCCATGACTGATAGTTGCCTTCAACATTAGCAtagagtttccagggtgagcacgagtcgtTCGTCGCCTTGAAGACTCATCTTATTACTATGTCTTACctttctattcagagacatagacagattgatgtattattatattccagacttgtattatttcctttagatgctcttgtataacTTAGACCAAAACCTGGGGGTATTTTTcttattccgcactatttctattatatattattgtgagacttacgtaaatATTTCTATTCCAACCtgcttgatttaattatttatgtccttatttatcgttgggttgaggattcgcttaccgaggtggaaaaggtaagtgcccgcacgacttaatcaaattgggtcgtgacaatcgtgaaggatgagaatgcgtgcaatgtatgagttcaatgtcaataatcaaatcaatatcaaaagtaccaaacacgggcacaccaacaatatcaataaaaggctacacaataagacaTAATAGAATCACTATCCTCGTCTCAAATGAcaacaagtaaggtgctacaatatcataatcaagatatatcGATAGTCACCAATAtatactatctccacgtggcattGAGCCAACAATAATataacaagataagtcacaacacaacggggtggctatcccccaaatcacacaacaaggcccaacctaagacaatatccaactcaGCTTCATACCCAAAAGTTTACATGTATTCTCCGACAATATtgtctaaatatatgtttcgctaaatgaagtctcacgatagggtaaaccgtaacctacctggaaggccgaccAACAAGGTCTccacaatcacaccttagtctttcctttccttcgagcctcgagataatgaaagtctaagcatattcgaatcgagaaattagaatcaagaagaacatcgatcaaaccttacttctattcaatacctaaatccccaacctatggaaaagggttatgaactagaagggtgaaattaggaatctaaaggtctcaacatgaaattaaagctctagatGACCAATTcacatcaatatcaagctagaataaccaataatttacttaaattcgaattctaggcaaaactcccaaatttgggtataaaccctgacttccaattccataaattagtcactaattaggaagaattcATGCAATAAAAGGTTCTAATCATCAATTGTATGCTTACTAGAGCTAACCCAgccaataaatcaagattacaaagcCTGGAATGAAGAACCCAATGAACCCTCCTTCAATTCTTAAActcttagtgaactagcatgataatagaatcctaaggtgataatgaaatcatggaatagcaaagaagatagaaggacttaccaccaagattttcccccaagaatcaccttTAACAGCTCCCAATAACCCTAAAGTCGAGataataaagaatgagggacttagggcttttaacactcatttaatgaaattaaCTGCCCCTCGCTCGCTTCCGCGTCCAACATACCGCTTTAGCGGCACCGCTTCGGCTGTCTCATGACCGCTATAGAGGTCATGCCCAAATCGCTTAGGCCGCTTCAGCTGCAAGGTGACCACTAAAGCAGTACCGCTGCCGCGGTACTGGTGCTGCCATAgcgagcaccagacaccagaaatttcCAAGTTTTTCACAACTCAACctgaaatcccgactatcaccctaGGCCATTTgctcatataccatatatgcagtCATAcacaaaaacacgctacgaacgcactcgtggcctcggaattcccaacggaggtctcgttgatcgagtcaacccccgatacctccaCATCAACTTCCCAACACAAGTCCCAAAATGtgcccgagtgcattgggaaccgaaccaaatatacgcacaagttctaaaagaccatctgaAACTCTGGGAATCAACGAATTTCcaaaaaaggtttgtttacccaaaagtcaactttgagtcaactctctttcgctttaagcccaattttTTCGAAAGGTCACCCAAGTCAACCCGAAACACCCTGGgaagtgtgtcaacggtccccttgggtcaaatgtgagctaaacaagctcggggaagggtcaaaatTACCGAAAGGACTATAACAATctagcgggtcgttacaaaatTCACATTTGcgtccatttttatttttaaattttctaaTCAGCCTGTTATGGTGAAATCAACCTCTTGAAATCTTGAATTCGCCTCTGGCTATTATaatatacttttaaaaaaaattattgttatTACTGCTATTAGGATGTTTTTGCCTAAACTCAAAAACTATTTTTAACATTAAAATCCTTGTAACAAGTGAATGTATATTCCTTTGTCCCTAAAAACATCTTACAATTAATTAATTCTACAACTACTGTTTAGAACATTGCAAAAGATTTGACAATCAATTTCTCGTATGGTCACTTAAGTTAAGGAAATTACCTAGTAAagtcatttatctttttttttgttcctgATATGGTCATTCAAGTTTATAAATTTACCTTAAAAGGTAACAAGAGCCAAAAGTCACTTTAAAAATTAGAAAAAGGGTCAAAGTAGTCCCTTAAAATTGAACTTTGAGTTAAAACAtcccttattttttttaacacCAAACAATAATAATCATTCAATTATTTTTCACTTTCTTACTTCGTTAATTAGATTGTGTTCATCCAATAAGTCCATAATAtagatttttttaaaagaaaaaaaaaatcataatgtttaaaagtaaaaaagaaatgaAGAGTGTTAGTTGTGGTTAAAAAGATACTAAATTTTTTAAATGAGATAAAGAGAGGAACAACTATTGTTCGAAATTGGGAGAGATATTTAACTTTTTAAATAGGGTTGGAGATATTCAAAAGATTTGACAATTAATTCCTCATATGGTCACTCAAGTTAAGGAAATTATCTAGTAAagtcatttatcttttttttttcttgttcctcATATGGTTATTAAAGTTTATACATTTACCTTAAAAAGTAACAAGAGCCAAAAGTCACTTTAAAAATTAGAAAAAGGGTCAAAGTAGTCCCTTAAAATTAAACTTTGAGTTAAATCATCCCTTCTTTTTTTAACACCGAACAATAGTAATCattcaactatttttcactttcttACTTTGTAAATTAGATTGCATTCGCCCCATAAGTAAGTTCATAATAtagaattatttaaaaaaaaaaaaacaaatcacaaTGTTCAAAAGTAGAAAAGAAACAAAGAGTGTTAGTAGAGGTTAAAATAGGTACTAAAATTTTTAAATGAGATAAAGGGAGGAACAACTATTGTTCGAAATTGGGAGAGATATTTAACTTTTTAACATTGTTGGAGATATTCAAAAGATTTGACAATCAATTCCTCATATGGTCACTCAAGTTAACGAAATTATCTAGTAAagtcatttatctttttttttttttttttttttttttgctcctcATATGGTCATTAAAGTTTATACATTTACCATAAAAGTTACAAGAGCCAAAAGTCACTTTAAAAATTAGAAAAAGGGTCAAAGTAGTCCCTTAAAATTGAATTTTGAGTGAAAACATCCCTTATTTTTTTAACACCGAACAATAATAATCattcaactatttttcactttcttACTTCGTAAATTAGATTGTGTTCGTCCAATAAGTAAGTCCATAGTATAGATTTTTTTAAAGATAAAGGGAGGAACAACTATTGTTCGAAATTGGGAGAGATATTTAACTTTTTAACCTGGGTTGgacggggggggggggataattttcaccaaataatatttaaaaacattaaaaaaaaatacacaatGATGATATAGAATCTCCTCATTTTTTGTGATGTCGAATGATTTATATTTTATGAtaatttccttttttgtttttactTAAATTATGCCCTTTCAAGCATTGTATTTAATAATTAAAGAAGTCCAAAAAACACAAAACGTCCTTCAATATGcatctatgtttttttttttttcctttaagaAAACCCTTTATAATTAATCTTTACATAGAAGTTTTTTTCCTATTAGGATCTAGTTATTTTTTGTTTGAAGGAATGCATTACCTTTCTTATTAATTATGAATTTTCTAGCAATAATTTTTAACGTAGAAGAAATTAACAACTAATTTAAACTATTTTATCAAAATAAAGATTACTCATAAAATGAATAACTAGAGCACATTATTTTATTGTTGAACTCCTAAGTTTCCAAGCAAATAGAGTACATATAGGCTATTTCATATGCTTTTTTTAGCAGTGATAaattgaaatgtttttttttttttcatttctaaaAATATGAGTCACAGTTTTTCGTGTGTTTTGTTACTTTTAATATCACTATTAGAGTTGAACTGAAATTGTACTATTTTGTGTAATTATAAGATTGTTAGTGCTTTATGTTAAAGAATAGGACTATTTTAATTGAAAATTCAAACTTAAGGGACTACTTTagaccttttcttttatttttaaagcgACATTCAGTCTTTGTTACTTCGTAAGACAAATGTATAAACTTGAATGACAAtatgagaaataaaaaaaaagataaatgactTTATTCTGTAATTTGCTTAAGTTGAGTGGCCATTTAAGGAATTGACTCCAATAATCTCTGAAATACTCCCGTCGTCACattttatatgacactctttctGTTTTATTCAGTACCAAAAAAAATGTTCCTtgttatatttgaaaataatttaactttatgagatgatttacggtcacacaaatatttaaggcttGTTTTAAATTACAAATTCTAAAAGTCGTCGTTTCTTTATTAAATTTAGTGTGAAGTCAAACACCCTCGTATAAAATGGGATAAAGAGAGTATATAGTAGAATTTAGCCCCAAATAAACTGAATCAAATCATGAGTTCGATATGAATTCAGGTATACTTATATATAGATATGCTTAAATAAAAATGGCCAATGCAATGGAAGACAAACTGAGCAGAAAACTGGCGAACACGACCgtcgaggaagaagaagaaggacgTGGAGCATTGGAGGTGCCTGAAACTGTAATAGCCAGTTTCTGACCAGCTAGACAGTGCTTCCCAACTGTGCAAATGTAATAATGTTCACCAGGAGATTCAAGTGTAACATTTGCTGGCCCTGTTGTGATAGATTTGCCTATAACATTCTTGGTATTGCACTCTTCAAATGAGGCTTTTGCTACTTCTTGCACGTCATGTCTGCTGGTGGCAAAATTGAAAACTGTTCAAGAAAAAACAAGAAATTAAATGTCATGTATGTATTACCCAGAATGCAGGGGTATAGTAATATCTCACCCATCGAAAAATTATACAGTATATACATTAAACATAAATACTAATTTACTGAACAACCTTAACAAAATTCTTAGCTTCGCTATAAACCAAAATATTTCAAGCATGACTAGCTGAAGGGAAAGGGAAATGAATAGAGTTGATTTCTTAAAGTGTCACTCAATTATGAAAAATAGGTGAATAATGTTATTTATCTTTTGTTATTTCACTCAAaagatcattttttttcttttgtattaGAAAATTCATTTATCTTTTGTTATTTCACACAAAAGGTCACTCAAACCAGAAAGTGAAATATCGAGACATTTTTTAATGAGATGACACCTAATTTTTATGtcaaaaaatggaaaacattAAACTCAATTCATTTTAACAAAAAACCTCCAAATCGACTCAATACTTGACTCATAAAGTCCCTTTATATGTTAAACAACTGCGGAAAATGTCAAAAATTACAGGCTTGGTACCTTTCATTGGTTTGTTGATCGGctttaaaattattttcaaattatGTTGCTAACAGAAAATAACCACTAATTGAAGCTAAATGACCCATTTCAAATTGGATGGTTTTTTTCGTTCCTTGTTTCTTAGCACATTTAACTAGAATATTTAATGTTACATCACTTAAATATCAGCAAACAATTATTCATATTTTTTGTGAATATtataaaatatgaatattataGCAATTATTCATATTTTTTGTGAAGCATATTTCCCGAAAGTCAAACTCTCActacttaagtatatttattcaAAGCATTTATCATTTTTGTTTTTTTACAGATAATGAGATTCTATTACTTACCATATAAACGAATTTCTGGACATTTGTTTAGCATATAAATAGATATAACGGGTCGGATACTGGTCGAATGCAATGTGTTTGGTTAAAATGAATTGAGTTTAATATTTTTTGGcttaaaaaattaggtgtcacgTTATTTAAATAGCCGGATATATCACTTTCCACTTTGAGTTACCTTTTGAGTGAAATAACAAAAGATTAGTGAATTTTCTAatacaaaataaaacaaaaagtgaTATTTTGAGTGAAATAGCAAGAGTAAAATGACTTTTCCTATACCAAAAAATAAAGTAATTTTGTGTTAGGTTTGTAGGGCTAATGTAAGGAGCAGTTTCTATGATCGACATGGAAAGTGGTCTGATTAATACTAGGTTTAGAGTCTTTCGCAACCTATACATACATAGCTTTCCTTCATAATTATATATCCTGCAAAAACATCATCCATTGGGTAATACGGTGTAGTAAGAGTTGGTAATGATCGTGGTTTTCTTCCTCGCGAGGGTTTTGACATCAAAATTCTATACTCTTCTTTTTGATTGTCATTGCTTAAATCACCTATTTTCATTAGTTAAATAACCTTATAAGTAATCAACTCTTTCTAGAGATAGTTGTACAAAATAGTACCTAGGGTGTCGCCAACTTTGAAGGTGTTTTTAGAGGCCCAGGTTGTGTAAACTACAGAGCCACTGACTGGTATAGTCCAAGCTGTATCTTCCCCAACAACATGCACTGTTTGTGCTGTTGTGACTTGTAGTAAAGTTGCAATGGCTAAAGCACCAACAACAACCATGCGCATAACTTTGTCCATGTctctatttttttcttcttttaatttttGGAATAGAAAATTCTCTAGTTTTTTGCAACCAGAACTAAAGAAGTTGCTGATTGTAGGTAATTCCTAGAGATGTATATATGAGATATGCTTATTATGGGTTATGTCCTGGTTGCTTTATATAAAGAAAGGATTTTGAATTGGTCTCAACTTGATGTTACCCGGCATAGCAGGGAAGTTTTAAGATAAGACCATGCAAATCCACTCCATTAACAGCGGGTGCGCACATTCACTACTTAATTTCCACTTTATCCACATATGCACTTGATAAATTTTAAATGTTCTATATTTAAACTTATTCCTACGGTAAAtttatagcttgtttggccaagcttatttttctccaaaagtgcttatttttctccaaaagtgcttatttttctcaaaaagtgCTATTTTAAAAAGGGGAGGTGTTTGGCCatacttttgggagaaaataagtgcttttggagaGTAGCTGTAACAACTCGTTCGGTCGTTTTAGACATTTTTACTCTTATTCTCCAATATAACCTTCCTGTAGCCTCACTTCCtgtatttatgacttgcggggatgggtggcgCGATTTCCGAGGCTATCAGACAAGTCTTGGTTGGTTTTGAGGATTTTAGAGTCTTCTAAGTTTAATAAGTGAAAagagttgaccaatagttgaattTTGGATTATTGCGTCTGGAATCGAATTCTGATAGTCCCGTTAGGTCCGGAatgtgatttttgacttagtTGAGCTTTTGGTTTAGGTTCCGAGGTGTCTGTGTGTGTTTTGGATCATTGGTTGGGATGTTGGTTTTGGCTTGGTTGGGATGTTggttttggttttggtttggttGGGATTGACTTGGGTCAACAACGGGTCAAGCCGACCTGTTTTCGGAAATCTGAGTGCTTGAGCGAGTTCGTAGCGGGTTATGATAAGTTTGCTTGTTTGGTTTGTGTCTGGGAGATCTCGGATGAGTTTTGAGTGTTGGATCGAATTTGGTGAAAATTAGATTTTTCTAGTTTTGGTGTAACCGCACCTGCAAGATGGGTTGCGCAAGTGTGGAGTTGCACCTGCGGTTCTTTGGGCGTTAAGTGAAGCCTGCACCTGCGTGGATTTTCCATAAGTACGGAGACACCTGCGGAGGGATATCTCGCACCTGCGAGGATAGCTAAATCAGTTCATAAGTTCCCCATTTCAAGTCTTATTTCCCCATTCTCATAATTTGAGTTTCACACTTAACGGTAACGCAGTTAAAaggctctcttctctctcttctcctATGCAAACCCTAAACCTAGAGTAGACTACCATGGAGGCTCCGACCAATGGTCACCATCCATGGCGGCTGGCCAGGCATCAGATTTATCATACAAAACTCATTTCCCAGCCTTACCTCCAACGAAAATACTCGTTTCTTCCTCTTCACCTTCTCTCCCCACAAACCCTACTTCTACGTTTGCTCAAACTTTGTTGCATGCTACCGATTCAACGTCAAATATGCAATGTAACCCTATTCCCCAGAAGCAAGTAACGTATGTTGATGGTATCCCATATGTGAAATGGACGTCGAATGAAGTTACACGAATGGATTTGATAGAAAACTTGCAATATGCCATTGTAGGCAAGTTTTCATATGGTTGGCCTGAGTTAGAAGAATTGAGAATCATTATTCCTACGCAATGTGGTGCGGAGGGTAAGTGTACAGTAGGGTTTTTTTAGAAATCGACATGTTTTGATTCGATATACATTAATGGAGGATTTCATTACTATTTCCTCTAAGAGTGCATATTGGTTGAAGTCGAAGGATGGATATT
Coding sequences within it:
- the LOC132602360 gene encoding umecyanin-like, with protein sequence MDKVMRMVVVGALAIATLLQVTTAQTVHVVGEDTAWTIPVSGSVVYTTWASKNTFKVGDTLVFNFATSRHDVQEVAKASFEECNTKNVIGKSITTGPANVTLESPGEHYYICTVGKHCLAGQKLAITVSGTSNAPRPSSSSSTVVFASFLLSLSSIALAIFI